In Chelonia mydas isolate rCheMyd1 chromosome 20, rCheMyd1.pri.v2, whole genome shotgun sequence, a single genomic region encodes these proteins:
- the YJU2B gene encoding coiled-coil domain-containing protein 130 isoform X2, translating into MGERKGVNKYYPPDFDPAKHVSLNKYRNSHPLRERARKLSQGILIIRFEMPYNIWCDGCKNHIGMGVRYNAEKKKVGNYYTTPIYRFRMKCHLCVNYIEMQTDPANCDYVIVSGAQRKEERWDMQDNEQILTTEHEEKKQLETDAMYRLEHGAMDQSKLQRAIPTLSNIQEAQSAWKDDFAINSMLRRKFREEKKILQEEEEKDLALQTKANLSIPLVQETEEDRRLAALLKYHSLDCTCCLLELWVGAASGLQQEAREPGLLGSVPSVAGRGEWEPGLLGSSPGFAAYRCVIWGWALRRVVFEPGGYEPHKSVCAAQHRCIVLVPGQEP; encoded by the exons ATG GGTGAAAGAAAAGGCGTGAATAAGTATTACCCTCCTGACTTCGATCCAGCAAAG CATGTCTCCCTTAATAAATACCGGAACAGCCACCCACTGCGAGAGAGAGCCCGCAAGCTCTCCCAGGGCATCCTTATCATCAG GTTTGAGATGCCCTACAACATCTGGTGCGATGGctgcaaaaatcacattggaatGG GTGTCCGGTACAACGCGGAGAAGAAGAAAGTTGGGAATTACTACACTACCCCCATCTACAG GTTTCGGATGAAGTGCCACCTGTGTGTCAATTACATCGAGATGCAGACGGACCCGGCCAACTGTGACTACGTCATCGTGAGCGGGGCCCAGCGCAAGGAGGAGCGCTGGGACATGCAGGACAACGAGCAGATCCTCACCACAG AACACGAGGAGAAGAAGCAGCTGGAGACAGACGCCATGTACCGGCTAGAGCATGGTGCCATGGACCAGAGCAAGCTGCAGAGAGCCATCCCCACCTTGTCCAACATCCAGGAGGCCCAGAGCGCCTGGAAGGACGACTTCGCCATCAACAGCATGTTGCGCAGGAAGTTCCGG GAGGAGAAGAAGATTctccaggaggaagaggagaaggacctggctCTGCAGACCAAGGCCAACCTGAGCATCCCCCTGGTGCAGGAGACGGAGGAAGACCGGCGCCTGGCAGCCCTGCTCAAGTACCACAGCCTGGACTGTACGTGCTGCCTTctggagctgtgggtgggggCTGCCTCGGGTCTTC agcaggaggcgagggaaccaggactcctgggttctgttcccagcgtTGCGGGCCggggggagtgggagccaggactcctgggttctagtcctggctttgcTGCTTACAGATGTGTGATTTGGGGGTGGGCTCTGAGGAGAGTGGTGTTCGAGCCGGGGGGCTACGAGCCCCATAAATCAGTGTGTGCTGCTCAGCACAGGTGCATCGTGCTGGTCCCAGGGCAGGAGCCCTGA
- the C20H19orf53 gene encoding leydig cell tumor 10 kDa protein homolog, whose product MAQGKQKFQAQKPGGGKKPAAQGVRGPRKGGRIIAPKKARVIQQQKLKKNLEVGIRKKIEHEVMMKASTSMAKKLTVVKAPEKGAKKKGQSSKSPL is encoded by the exons ATGGCTCAGGGGAAGCAGAAGTTCCAGGCCCAGAAGCCGGGCGGGGGGAAGAAGCCGGCGGCCCAGGGGGTCCGGGGACCCCGGAAGGGAG GCCGGATAATTGCTCCCAAGAAAGCTCGGGTGATCCAGCAGCAGAAACTGAAAAAG AACTTGGAAGTCGGCATCCGGAAGAAGATTGAACACGAGGTGATGATGAAAGCCAGCACCAGCATGGCCAAGAAGCTGACTGTGGTCAAAGCACCAGAGAAGGGAGCCAAGAAGAAGGGCCAGTCCAGCAAGTCTCCCCTGTAA
- the LOC102945851 gene encoding surfeit locus protein 4 isoform X2 codes for MWFQWNEQRDYINMSWGSGIILATLFVLINMSGQLVGCVLVLARKFVPYACFGLFGIILMQTVAYSILWDLKFLMRNLALGGGLLLLLAESRSEGKSMFAGVPTVDDISPRQYMQLGGRLLLVLMFMTLLHFELSAFTIFQDIFGMALIILVAIGFKTKLAALTLVIWLFVINLVQNAFWNIPTYRPLHDFLKYDFFQTMSVIGGLLLVVALGPGGVSMDEHKKKW; via the exons ATGTGGTTTCAATGGAACGAGCAGCGGGATTACATCAATATGTCGTGGGGGAGCGGCATCATCTTGGCCACGCTATTCGTGTTAATCAACATGTCTGGACAGCTGG TTGGGTGCGTTCTAGTCCTGGCCAGGAAGTTTGTTCCTTACGCTTGTTTTGGCCTGTTTGGGATTATCTTAATGCAG ACAGTCGCTTACAGTATTTTATGGGATCTCAAATTCCTGATGAG gaaccTTGCCCTAGGaggtgggctgctgctgctactggcaGAGTCCCGCTCTGAAGGGAAGTCCATGTTCGCCGGCGTCCCCACCGTGGACGACATCTCACCGCGACAGTACATGCAGCTGGGGGGGAGGCTCCTGCTTGTGCTCATGTTCATGACACTACTGCACTTTGAACTCAGTGCTTTCACC ATCTTCCAGGACATCTTTGGCATGGCGTTGATCATCTTAGTGGCCATTGGCTTCAAGACCAAGCTGGCCGCCCTTACCCTGGTCATCTGGCTCTTCGTAATCAATCTGGTACAGAATGCGTTCTGGAACATCCCCACCTACAGGCCTCTCCATGACTTCCTAAAGTATGACTTTTTCCAGACCATGTCGGTAATAGGGggcctgctgctggtggtggcgctgGGCCCAGGAGGAGTGTCAATGGACGAGCACAAAAAGAAGTGGTGA
- the LOC102945851 gene encoding surfeit locus protein 4 isoform X1 codes for MAPSGDLMGAAEDLADQFLRVTKRYLPHLAHLCLISTFLEDGIRMWFQWNEQRDYINMSWGSGIILATLFVLINMSGQLVGCVLVLARKFVPYACFGLFGIILMQTVAYSILWDLKFLMRNLALGGGLLLLLAESRSEGKSMFAGVPTVDDISPRQYMQLGGRLLLVLMFMTLLHFELSAFTIFQDIFGMALIILVAIGFKTKLAALTLVIWLFVINLVQNAFWNIPTYRPLHDFLKYDFFQTMSVIGGLLLVVALGPGGVSMDEHKKKW; via the exons ATGGCGCCCAGTGGAGACTTGATGGGGGCTGCTGAGGACCTGGCCGACCAG TTCTTACGGGTGACGAAGCGCTACCTACCTCACCTGGCTCACCTCTGTCTGATCAGCACCTTCCTTGAGGATGGGATACGGATGTGGTTTCAATGGAACGAGCAGCGGGATTACATCAATATGTCGTGGGGGAGCGGCATCATCTTGGCCACGCTATTCGTGTTAATCAACATGTCTGGACAGCTGG TTGGGTGCGTTCTAGTCCTGGCCAGGAAGTTTGTTCCTTACGCTTGTTTTGGCCTGTTTGGGATTATCTTAATGCAG ACAGTCGCTTACAGTATTTTATGGGATCTCAAATTCCTGATGAG gaaccTTGCCCTAGGaggtgggctgctgctgctactggcaGAGTCCCGCTCTGAAGGGAAGTCCATGTTCGCCGGCGTCCCCACCGTGGACGACATCTCACCGCGACAGTACATGCAGCTGGGGGGGAGGCTCCTGCTTGTGCTCATGTTCATGACACTACTGCACTTTGAACTCAGTGCTTTCACC ATCTTCCAGGACATCTTTGGCATGGCGTTGATCATCTTAGTGGCCATTGGCTTCAAGACCAAGCTGGCCGCCCTTACCCTGGTCATCTGGCTCTTCGTAATCAATCTGGTACAGAATGCGTTCTGGAACATCCCCACCTACAGGCCTCTCCATGACTTCCTAAAGTATGACTTTTTCCAGACCATGTCGGTAATAGGGggcctgctgctggtggtggcgctgGGCCCAGGAGGAGTGTCAATGGACGAGCACAAAAAGAAGTGGTGA
- the MRI1 gene encoding methylthioribose-1-phosphate isomerase, with the protein MAQVRPGPSCAARGAMSLEALRYRRGSLRVLNQLLLPQRSCYEEIGGVRQGWEAIRAMKVRGAPAIAIVGCLSLAVELHGGAGMGQDKAGLETFIRDSLRYLVTARPTAVNMARAAEELGAFASQEAQREEATAESLRESVIQWAEAMLEKDLQDNRSIGEHGARHLLQASPQDKVTVLTHCNTGSLATAGYGTALGVIRSLHALGRLEHVYCTETRPYNQGARLTAYELVYDHIPATLIADSMVSVAMKEKGVSAVVVGADRVVANGDTANKVGTYQLAIAAKHHEIPFYVAAPSTSCDLSLAEGAEIVIEERPSQELTDVNGVRIAAPGIGVWNPAFDITPHELITGGIITELGVFCPEELREALPGAVKGE; encoded by the exons ATGGCCCAGGTCCGGCCCGGGCCGAGCTGCGCCGCCCGCGGGGCCATGAGCCTGGAGGCCCTGCGCTACCGCCGCGGCTCCCTGCGCGTCCTCAACCAGCTGCTACTGCCCCAGCGGAGCTGCTATGAGGAGATCGGCGGCGTGCGCCAGGGCTGGGAGGCCATCCGGGCCATGAAG GTGCGGGGTGCCCCTGCCATTGCCATCGTGGGGTGCCTGAGCCTGGCGGTGGAGCTGCATGGTGGGGCTGGCATGGGGCAGGACAAGGCCGGCCTGGAAACCTTCATCCGTGACTCCCTCCGCTACCTGGTGACGGCGCGGCCCACAGCTGTGAACATGGCGCGGGCGGCCGAGGAGCTGGGGGCTTTTGCTTCCCAGGAGGCCCAGCGTGAGGAGGCCACAGCCGAGAGCCTGCGGGAGAG cgtgATCCAGTGGGCAGAGGCCATGCTGGAGAAGGACCTGCAGGACAACAGGAGCATTGGGGAGCACGGGGCACGCCACCTGCTCCAGGCGTCACCGCAGGACAAGGTGACGGTGCTGACCCACTGCAACACCGGCTCCCTGGCCACCGCCGGCTATGGCACCGCGCTGG GTGTCATCCGCTCTCTGCACGCCCTGGGCCGTCTGGAGCACGTCTACTGCACAGAGACGCGGCCGTACAACCAGGGGGCGCGGCTCACAGCCTACGAGCTGGTGTACGATCACATCCCGGCCACGCTCATCGCAGACAGCATGGTCTCTGTGGCCATGAAGGAGAAGGGTGTGTCGG CTGTCGTCGTGGGAGCCGACCGGGTGGTGGCCAACGGCGACACCGCCAACAAAGTGGGCACCTACCAGCTGGCCATCGCTGCAAAGCATCATGAGATCCCCTTCTACGTGGCGGCCCCTAGCACCTCATGCGACCTGAGCTTGGCAGAAGGGGCTGAAATCGTGATCGAGGAGCGGCCGAGCCAGGAGCTGACAGATGTCAATGGAGTGAGGATTGCAGCGCCAG GGATCGGCGTTTGGAACCCGGCCTTCGACATCACGCCGCACGAGCTCATCACTGGGGGCATCATCACGGAGCTTGGTGtcttctgccctgaagagctccgAGAGGCCCTCCCCGGGGCCGTGAAAGGGGAGTGA
- the YJU2B gene encoding coiled-coil domain-containing protein 130 isoform X1, with amino-acid sequence MGERKGVNKYYPPDFDPAKHVSLNKYRNSHPLRERARKLSQGILIIRFEMPYNIWCDGCKNHIGMGVRYNAEKKKVGNYYTTPIYRFRMKCHLCVNYIEMQTDPANCDYVIVSGAQRKEERWDMQDNEQILTTEHEEKKQLETDAMYRLEHGAMDQSKLQRAIPTLSNIQEAQSAWKDDFAINSMLRRKFREEKKILQEEEEKDLALQTKANLSIPLVQETEEDRRLAALLKYHSLDSYEDKQKLKRTEISGRSWFPPAQAAGGKATDTLKKLGLAGKVMSPKALAGGSHITIGHLGIVRRKSREGPESLCSPGESTEHGARTGGQSRDSAAHGTPQQSSPVASGDVLPAAGTSSTSCSARLSSSLVADYSNSSSDSEVD; translated from the exons ATG GGTGAAAGAAAAGGCGTGAATAAGTATTACCCTCCTGACTTCGATCCAGCAAAG CATGTCTCCCTTAATAAATACCGGAACAGCCACCCACTGCGAGAGAGAGCCCGCAAGCTCTCCCAGGGCATCCTTATCATCAG GTTTGAGATGCCCTACAACATCTGGTGCGATGGctgcaaaaatcacattggaatGG GTGTCCGGTACAACGCGGAGAAGAAGAAAGTTGGGAATTACTACACTACCCCCATCTACAG GTTTCGGATGAAGTGCCACCTGTGTGTCAATTACATCGAGATGCAGACGGACCCGGCCAACTGTGACTACGTCATCGTGAGCGGGGCCCAGCGCAAGGAGGAGCGCTGGGACATGCAGGACAACGAGCAGATCCTCACCACAG AACACGAGGAGAAGAAGCAGCTGGAGACAGACGCCATGTACCGGCTAGAGCATGGTGCCATGGACCAGAGCAAGCTGCAGAGAGCCATCCCCACCTTGTCCAACATCCAGGAGGCCCAGAGCGCCTGGAAGGACGACTTCGCCATCAACAGCATGTTGCGCAGGAAGTTCCGG GAGGAGAAGAAGATTctccaggaggaagaggagaaggacctggctCTGCAGACCAAGGCCAACCTGAGCATCCCCCTGGTGCAGGAGACGGAGGAAGACCGGCGCCTGGCAGCCCTGCTCAAGTACCACAGCCTGGACT cTTATGAGGACAAACAGAAGCTGAAGCGAACAGAGATCTCTGGCCGCTCCTGGTTCCCCCCTGCTCAGGCTGCAGGTGGCAAAGCCACCGACACGCTTAAGAAGCTGGGGCTCGCTGGGAAAGTCATGTCCCCGAAGGCGCTCGCTGGTGGCTCACACATCACAATCGGCCACTTGGGCATTGTGCGCCGCAAATCCCGGGAGGGGCCTGAGAGCCTGTGCAGCCCGGGAGAGAGCACAGAGCATGGGGCACGAACTGGCGGGCAGAGCCGCGATAGCGCAGCCCATGGGACGCCCCAGCAGAGCTCCCCCGTGGCCAGCGGCGACGTCCTCCCTGCAGCGGGCacttccagcacctcctgctccgCCAGGCTCAGCTCCTCTCTCGTGGCAGACTATTCGAACTCCAGTTCTGATTCTGAAGTGGactga